The sequence GAAATCACGTCGGGGAAAGGCCACATCACCGGGCGCCAGTGTCAGCGACGGGCAGAAGTCATTTGCACCGTCACCGACGTACAGCACCCTTTGGTATTTCCTGCCTCCTCTTTCGTGCACCCTCTGAGCTGTGTACCGTCGCACGATTTCCGCCTTGCACATGTTCACCGGACACCGCAGGCAGTCGTGGGAGTGGAAGGGGCGGAGCTGAAGTTGTCCATTCTCATCGAAATGGGCTGGGTTTGTGAAGATGCGCATGAAGAGCGTGCGAAAGCCAAGGTTCTGCAGCCACGTTTCGATGAAAACCGTGTTGGCATCTGACACACAAATGACCTCAAAGTCCTGTGGTGGACATGACTTCAGGAAGCGAAGCAGGGCAGGGATGCCTGGGCATGGGGGAAGACCCTCTATAGTGTTACGGATAGTTGATGGAGTAACCCCCTGCTCAGCGAGGTAGGTCAAGACTCGCTGCATGTACTCATGGTACCTGCCTGGCCGGTATGTGTCTTTGAGCCAGGAGGGCAGAGAACCACCGGGAGCTGCTGTAACCATGGCATCATCGCTGCACTCGTCCACGAGCGTCTCGTCAAAATCAAAAAAGATAAGAAAGCGCCGGTCATTCGGGGGCAAGGCCTGTGCTCTGTTGCCGTGCCAGTGGGTCTCTTCCATTACACCGGGAGGATGCGGTGGGTTAAAACAGCAGTTGAAGACAGAGTCCCGCATTGCTGGCAATGGCTCTCTATTTAATTCTGATGGGACACACAAAAAGTAATTTAGTATTTAACATCAAATCAAAGATTAATTACAAGAACAATAGCAAGTGACATGGGGTGGAGACATGGCATGCTGAAGCTGAATCTTGAAAAAGAATATTAGGTATTTTCTACTAATTTCTTAATTTCTAAATGATCCTTTTCCAAAAACATATATATTGTTATACATAATTATGATATCTTAAACAAATGCTTATAAAGGAATAACCAGATTCTTCCTAGATTTTATtatggtgggaaaaaaaaccctctgttGATTTCTGTAGAATTCCAGCATTTGTCACAATTTTACTATGGAAATGAGTGGCAAAATGATTACGTTTATAACTTTTGAATAATTCTGCCACAATTCTGGACATCAACAACAAAATGAACTGAAAGCATATGAAGAGACATGTGAAACTACGTGTGGAAAtgattacacatttacacagtccAGGATCCACATCAGATATACCAAATAaagtaaaacaacaaaaacaaaaaaccctcaAGTACGCTTGTGTAAATTCATTCTGCAAACTGATTTGGTTTAGACTGCTTTATCACACTTGCCGTGAACCATCTTTGCAAATGTTAATGCTTCttgttaatgtgtattaaagACAGGTGGATTAAAAAGTTACCTTCAGAATGGACTTGATGTCACCGTCCTGGTGCTTAAAGCTGTAAGAGAATAAAATGACATTATAAGCTGACGTTTTGTTATCACAAGTGCTCATTTTCTTCTGCATAGCTACTTTATACTATTTAGTCTTGAAAACACTTTTTGACACTTAAAAGTCTATAGGCCACATTTGCAAGGCTGAAACCATTTAAACATCCGTGACAGCATCCTTAATCAAACCAACATAAAGAAAAAAGGGGGTTGTTTTGATGACCAGTGTCCATTAATAGCACATCCTCAGCTTCTCCTATTTTTTCATGTGGTTAACAACAAAGGCGCTCCCTGTCTCAAAGACTCTCAGTTCCTGACTGTTAAAAAGCGCTGACATGGAAGcatcttttttaataaatgttgaataaatgcgtccttacagaaaacttcaccatacatatatatgtgattgtttttctttgtggaTCGTCCACCATATTAGTCCCAAATggatgagctgttactatagaaaccacaaCGCACCCTGATgcgcgcattaatataaatcttgCAGCTGGAATTATTGCAATTTTTGTATAAAGTTATTCAAGATTTCATTCAGCAGATTTCAacagcaccaaaaaaaaacccctaaatctccttaattaatttattatgagctacaaaaaataataaataataaataataaaaaaaaaaaccttccactTCCGCGTCAAATAGTGCGCTCTGCATTCTGATGTGTGCGCTGCTATTCCGACATATTGTCTAAAGTAGTTTTAAAACacgaactttttttttttttacctgatgAGTGTAAATTTTTACCTGATGAATGTAAATTCAGTGAGTGCTGTCTCTTTTCCGTGTAGTTGTCTGGGCGTAGCGCGTGCCTCTGAGTGCTTGGACATCCTCGCGCAAAACGCTCGCGCTTTATGAGGTCAGGGGGACAGTGACGCTCCGCCCCGCAGCGCTCGTGCACGCTTACAGACTGCAGTGATGTGAGGACCGAAGATGAGcctaaaatgttaaaatgaaccAGTTTGCACCAAAGTTACAAGCTAATGGTGATATTTTTACTTTACACCCTAAGACAATAGCATCATTTCATATTAACAAGTATATTTTGTTTCACAATGTTCTCATTACAGGACAAAAAGTAAATGTCTGTCTCTGCAGCTGGAGCTATACAGCACCTGTACATTTCAAGTGactaaaatcatttatttgtcgtggtttttaatgcattttattgACATGATGTGCGTTCAGATTAGGAAGATATTACATCCAGCaaatcaccacaatcaccaggATCTAAGCGTCTCTGTCCTGGTGTGGTACTGGTATTGTTATTGTTTCGCCCAGTCATGGCTCAGACTCTATTGACTATGGGCTTGGTCTTGACTCGGTCTTGGCTATGGTGGTGTTGAACCCAACACGACACTGAACCGATAGAGTGGATTACTGTAATCATATTTATCCATCAGCTTCACTTACAAGTACACTATTGTGGACACCTGGCCATAACGCAAATATGTGCTTGTTCGACATCCAATTCCAGATTTAATCCTCCCTTTGCTGTTTTAATAACATTCAaacttctgggaaggctttccccTAGATTTCCGAGTGTGGCTTTGGGGATTTGGCTGAGGTGCAGTGGACATTTGTTCATCTCAAAGGTCTTCAGTGGCGTTGAGGTCAGATTTTTGTACAGgttctttctctccatccttGGCAAAACCCTGTCTTCGTgaagctcactttgtgcacatgGCAAAGAACATGTTTGGGCTCGACAGTTTAGTTCCATTGAAGAGAAATTTGCTTCAAAAATACGCGGCAACAGTGCACATATGTGGTGTTGAGGGCTCTGCAAACCTTTGCCCATATAGTATACACATAATGATCCTACAATTAAATTCACTATGCAGTTCCCCAAACTATTCACATATATTGGGACAAGTTTTAAAATTCCGTCTTGTCTAAGCTTTCTTggcattattaaaaaatgagaTGTTGACTATTTCTCATATTCTTAGGGAGCATGCACTTACCCTTTTGTCAAgactgaattaaaatgattttaatgacATGCTTGGTCATTTGGGCCAATTATTGTCTTTGCCTTCATCTTTAATTACATAttcaaaacattatttatttgtagcaTGCTTAATCATTGCATCAATAACTCAAATCACAAGATGTCCCCAAAATACAAGTAAAATTGTCTATGAATTAAGAATGTAGTCTAAAAATTTACCCTTTATTTCACGGCGAGAACAGACCAGTAATATGGTTTCGCAAATATTCAACATTTCTTCAAACTTCTTAATCAATCTTTTCTAGAAAAGCTTATGGATAAACCcacagtaaacaaaaaaaaacagtaaaagatAAGCAacaatttatcatttattcctCGCAGTTACAGTGTAACCCATGAACATGAATCTCTACGATTATATGAACACAGCATAGTATAAGCAAACATCTCCTCATACTCAAGAACAGGTTTAAGTGTCACGAAATATACCCAAggcttcttctgcttcttaaGATGTTTTTATAAAAGCAGAGTTCAACACTGGTCAGTGCATCATTAAAATGTAGTTCATTATATCCCTTTATCTGAGAAcaatgaaatgatgatgatctGTATATATCGTGCTCTTAACTTTCCGACCTCAGACTCCTGGTTGATTCTTAcaacctccttttttttttttttaatatcaagCAGTTCCACGGAAAGCATTTAATCACCAAAAATGAGATATTCATTTATCAGACCTGAAAATAATTGCTGATATGTTTGACTGTCCCAGTTACCTGGTATCTTAAAGTACCATGACTCAATTCTATGACAATAGTTTGCAAATATATTTGTTCAACTGTATATTATGCAATGTTCTTCTTGCTGAGATTTGATGACctctggaaaaagaaaagaatattaTGGAAACCAACCCACTCTTAGTCCTTACACGTCCATCGTGCAGTGAAAACGTAagactttaaaaatgtttaattgcaTAAGCAATGCTTTCAACTGCGACATGTACTCCAAGGAATTAAATATGGGAAAATATTTATTCCAAAACACAGCAATCAAGCAGGGACAAAACATGTGCAGTAGATAACTGCAGTAGATCCATTAGTTATAATGTGCATGACTCCACTTAGGCAAGACTTCAGGCATTTTCATGGCCATGGATGTATTGTACATGCAAGAAGCCTGAAGTCATTAAGTTCTGATGTCTTTTTGGTGATTTAGGTATAGAGATGATAATAGACCTCTTAAAAAGGTGTTGAGGATCTTTGTGAAAACAGAGGCCAGCACTTCAGTGCAGTGATGAAGTGATAGAGGTGATCTGGGCCAGTTGCCTTTCTTTTGTTTAGCCTTTTGAAAGAAATTCTCCCCACTTCTTCTGAGATTGTAAATGACGGGGGTGAAGAAAGGTTGGGGGTGGATAGAGTGGAGCACTCCTcttttaaaatgagaaaatgagatcCATCATTGTAAGTGGAATGGCCTTGATTTGTAGTCAGTTATGCCATGGAGGATTTTTCATACTCACCGGTTTATGTCATTGGCAGCAAACGTCgttttcagctcagatgttTAATTGAACTTGGCTTTCCTGATGCCAGGCTGAAGTTTCCTACTGGGAAGCCTTTTTAGACAACGCTTTCCAGCAGGAATTTTTAGCAGATTTTTGTTGCTCAAGGTTTGGATAATGTAAATACACCTGTTATGCTGAAATGTGGAGCTTGGCAATGTCTTTACATTCACAATTTGTATTGAGTGTGGAAATATATTAGTTGTCTTTGACCTTAATGCAATGTTAACAACAGACAACAAAATCTCCCTATTTTTGCTTGGGTACATTCTCCTGTACATCTGTTCCTCTCTC comes from Hemibagrus wyckioides isolate EC202008001 linkage group LG02, SWU_Hwy_1.0, whole genome shotgun sequence and encodes:
- the phospho1 gene encoding probable phosphatase phospho1, which translates into the protein MRDSVFNCCFNPPHPPGVMEETHWHGNRAQALPPNDRRFLIFFDFDETLVDECSDDAMVTAAPGGSLPSWLKDTYRPGRYHEYMQRVLTYLAEQGVTPSTIRNTIEGLPPCPGIPALLRFLKSCPPQDFEVICVSDANTVFIETWLQNLGFRTLFMRIFTNPAHFDENGQLQLRPFHSHDCLRCPVNMCKAEIVRRYTAQRVHERGGRKYQRVLYVGDGANDFCPSLTLAPGDVAFPRRDFPMHRLIQEMYEAKPGEFKSAVVPWSTGEDIINKLRKVMEERV